A section of the Halobacteriovorax sp. DA5 genome encodes:
- a CDS encoding biotin--[acetyl-CoA-carboxylase] ligase: MRKSMKHLHFKEIPSTQTIAIEEARNYDQLLISATVQTEARGRRHNKWEDLQDSLSFSCKLEASQKPTLLALEVAVILSNYFKEHKLLLKWPNDIFNENSQKIMGILVNKDDDNYIVGIGINYGGVPHETYGVLKEGTKLSENDFESIPLDIYNYLLGNRLTEEEIIKQWNDRCYHLNKEVEIIDEDSILKGIFRGIGNFGEALIETQDKIEKAYTGSLVIK, from the coding sequence ATGAGAAAATCTATGAAACACCTACATTTTAAAGAAATTCCATCGACTCAAACAATTGCCATTGAAGAGGCACGTAATTATGACCAATTACTTATTAGTGCAACTGTACAAACTGAGGCAAGGGGCCGAAGACATAATAAGTGGGAAGATTTACAAGATAGTCTTTCTTTCTCTTGTAAATTAGAGGCAAGCCAAAAGCCAACCCTACTGGCTTTAGAAGTAGCAGTTATACTTAGTAATTATTTTAAAGAGCACAAGCTCCTCCTTAAGTGGCCCAACGATATCTTTAATGAGAATAGTCAAAAAATTATGGGGATCTTAGTTAATAAAGATGATGATAACTATATCGTCGGAATAGGTATTAACTATGGAGGTGTTCCACATGAGACATATGGTGTGCTTAAAGAAGGTACGAAATTAAGTGAGAATGATTTTGAAAGTATTCCGCTAGATATTTACAACTACTTACTAGGCAATCGTCTTACAGAAGAAGAAATTATAAAACAGTGGAATGACAGATGTTATCACCTAAATAAAGAAGTCGAAATCATCGACGAAGATTCTATTCTAAAAGGTATTTTCAGAGGAATTGGAAACTTTGGAGAGGCCCTTATTGAAACTCAGGATAAAATAGAGAAAGCCTATACAGGCTCTCTCGTTATTAAATAG
- the rph gene encoding ribonuclease PH, translating into MSLIERSTPREVKFSININPYAAGSVLAEFGNTKVHITASIESSVPGWMKGSGKGWVTAEYSMLPSSTHTRSRRERSKIGGRTQEIQRLIGRSLRAIIDLKKLGERMITLDCDVMVADGGTRTTSISGSFIALELAIQSLIASGELSENPIIEPLAAISCGINGEGKIIADLNYEEDSSCDTDMNIVMTESGKFIEVQGTAEGQAFSREQMDALMDCAAESLKVVFSKQKEALGK; encoded by the coding sequence ATGTCACTTATCGAACGTTCTACTCCAAGAGAAGTTAAATTTTCTATTAATATCAACCCATATGCAGCAGGATCAGTTCTTGCAGAATTTGGTAATACAAAGGTTCATATCACTGCTTCGATAGAATCAAGTGTTCCTGGTTGGATGAAAGGTAGTGGAAAAGGTTGGGTGACAGCAGAATATTCAATGCTTCCAAGCTCTACTCACACAAGATCAAGAAGAGAGCGTTCAAAAATTGGTGGCCGTACTCAAGAAATCCAGCGCTTAATTGGCCGAAGCTTAAGAGCAATTATCGATCTTAAAAAATTAGGTGAGCGTATGATTACTCTTGATTGTGACGTTATGGTTGCAGACGGTGGAACAAGAACGACTTCAATCTCTGGGAGTTTTATTGCACTTGAACTTGCTATTCAAAGTTTAATCGCAAGTGGTGAGCTTTCTGAGAACCCAATTATAGAGCCTCTTGCAGCAATTAGTTGTGGAATTAACGGCGAAGGTAAAATCATTGCTGACTTAAATTATGAAGAGGATTCGAGCTGCGATACAGATATGAATATTGTTATGACTGAGTCTGGAAAATTTATTGAAGTACAGGGAACTGCTGAAGGTCAAGCATTCTCAAGAGAGCAAATGGATGCGCTAATGGATTGTGCTGCTGAATCTCTTAAGGTTGTTTTCTCAAAACAAAAAGAAGCACTAGGAAAGTAA